In Picosynechococcus sp. PCC 7002, the following are encoded in one genomic region:
- a CDS encoding GGDEF domain-containing response regulator, which translates to MTADSVSMQDDQPLILVIDDDPISRRLIRFWMEKEGYAVAEATNGQEGLEIFQKTMPDIILLDFMMPVMDGLEFCNAFRQLQASTEISPAKNTEISQETFLLRHELVAYQQAEDLLTKIARTPILMITAREDDESVTKAFTAGATDFITKPIHWTILRQRVRHLIYQAKLYQRLEATNVQLQRLAALDPLTQLANRRVFDLVLERQWRLMLRNQIPLSIIFIDVDFFKNYNDTYGHQAGDHCLFEVAQAIASQVKRPTDLVSRYGGEEIIVILPDTPGVGAQLLGENIIEQVRSLQIPHQSSLVAPIVTVSLGVASIEPGCVTTNPEKFVALADVALYEAKARGRNQMVAKVWGQD; encoded by the coding sequence ATGACCGCTGATTCTGTCTCAATGCAGGATGATCAACCGTTAATTCTTGTCATTGATGACGATCCAATTTCGCGTCGCCTGATTCGTTTTTGGATGGAAAAAGAAGGTTATGCAGTCGCTGAAGCAACCAATGGTCAAGAGGGACTAGAAATATTCCAAAAAACCATGCCCGATATTATCCTGTTGGATTTTATGATGCCGGTCATGGATGGCTTGGAATTTTGTAATGCCTTTCGACAACTCCAAGCTAGCACTGAAATTTCTCCTGCAAAAAATACTGAAATTTCCCAGGAAACTTTTCTGCTTCGTCACGAATTGGTGGCCTACCAACAAGCAGAAGATCTACTGACAAAGATTGCCCGCACTCCCATCTTGATGATTACGGCCCGGGAAGATGACGAATCAGTCACCAAGGCCTTTACCGCCGGGGCAACGGATTTCATCACCAAACCGATCCACTGGACAATTTTGCGCCAACGGGTGCGCCACCTCATTTATCAGGCAAAGCTTTACCAACGTTTGGAAGCGACGAATGTGCAATTGCAACGGTTAGCGGCTTTAGATCCTTTGACCCAACTGGCGAATCGTCGAGTTTTTGATTTGGTTTTAGAGCGTCAATGGCGACTGATGCTCCGCAATCAAATACCTCTCTCGATTATTTTCATTGATGTGGATTTTTTTAAAAATTACAATGATACCTATGGTCACCAGGCTGGGGATCATTGTTTGTTTGAAGTAGCCCAGGCGATCGCCAGCCAAGTGAAGCGACCCACAGATTTAGTTTCCCGTTATGGTGGCGAAGAGATCATCGTCATCTTGCCAGATACCCCCGGTGTTGGGGCGCAATTACTGGGAGAAAATATCATCGAGCAAGTCCGCAGTTTGCAGATTCCCCACCAGAGCTCTTTGGTAGCGCCGATTGTCACGGTCAGTTTGGGGGTTGCCTCCATTGAACCAGGCTGTGTGACGACGAATCCAGAAAAATTTGTCGCCCTGGCGGATGTCGCGCTATACGAAGCCAAGGCCCGTGGCCGTAATCAAATGGTCGCTAAGGTGTGGGGCCAGGATTAA
- a CDS encoding 4a-hydroxytetrahydrobiopterin dehydratase, with translation MATRLTDTEIQAQLSQFPEWSKVDNKIQRRFKFKNFIEAIDFVNKLVEPAEAADHHPDIEISYNKVTVNLTTHDAGGLTQKDFDLAGTFDQL, from the coding sequence ATGGCAACCCGATTGACCGACACCGAAATCCAAGCACAATTGAGTCAATTTCCTGAATGGTCAAAGGTTGATAACAAAATTCAACGCCGATTTAAGTTCAAAAACTTTATTGAGGCCATTGACTTTGTAAACAAACTCGTCGAACCGGCCGAAGCCGCCGACCATCACCCCGACATCGAGATTTCCTACAACAAAGTCACCGTAAACCTAACCACCCATGACGCTGGCGGCCTTACCCAAAAAGATTTTGATCTCGCCGGAACTTTCGATCAACTGTAA
- the patD gene encoding heterocyst frequency control protein PatD has protein sequence MNFSAYQQLKIDLQTLATDLTPLQQESGALVRQGQGFLSFWETQLAPLTGEQLPEKIYSAWRSLHTELYRGLRLLNTDLIFLQGSRSPNTQSQKQQQIQARLAQLDQYCTEIIKLGDRLTPEA, from the coding sequence ATGAATTTTTCTGCCTATCAACAATTAAAAATCGATTTGCAAACCCTGGCCACAGATTTAACGCCCCTCCAACAGGAATCGGGGGCTTTAGTCCGTCAGGGCCAAGGGTTCCTCAGCTTTTGGGAAACCCAGTTAGCCCCCCTCACTGGGGAACAGCTTCCTGAAAAAATCTATAGCGCTTGGCGATCGCTCCACACGGAATTGTATCGGGGGTTGCGGCTCCTCAATACCGATTTAATCTTTCTCCAGGGCAGCCGCAGCCCCAACACCCAAAGCCAAAAACAACAGCAGATCCAAGCCCGTCTGGCCCAACTCGATCAATACTGCACAGAAATCATTAAGCTTGGCGATCGCCTGACACCGGAAGCGTAA
- a CDS encoding NAD(P)-dependent oxidoreductase encodes MRISVFGMGLMGTPIALKLAQENFLVTAYNRTADKLNPLEEQGLTVTTNPQTAIANSDYLILTLSDAAAIQTVLLENADTFFTGKTIIQMGTIAPEESKAIAEEVQRRQGQYLEAPVLGSIPEAKKGTLLVMVGGEETLFQACLPIFKTLGQDPKYIGAVGQAAALKLALNQLIAGLTASFSLSLGLIQREKVDLDKFMGILRDSALYAPTFDKKLPRMGDRTFANPNFPTKHLLKDTRLFLAAAKTVGLETTGLEGIREIIEQAIALNLAEADYSAIYQVINPGPTP; translated from the coding sequence ATGAGAATTAGTGTTTTTGGGATGGGGCTAATGGGGACACCGATCGCCCTAAAATTAGCCCAGGAAAATTTTTTGGTGACCGCCTACAACCGGACAGCAGACAAACTGAATCCTCTGGAAGAACAAGGTTTAACGGTAACGACGAATCCCCAAACGGCGATCGCCAACAGTGATTATTTAATTTTGACCCTCAGTGATGCGGCGGCAATCCAAACGGTCTTATTAGAAAACGCAGATACTTTTTTTACAGGGAAAACAATTATCCAGATGGGGACGATTGCTCCAGAAGAAAGTAAGGCGATCGCCGAAGAAGTTCAGCGACGTCAAGGTCAATATTTAGAAGCACCAGTCCTCGGCAGTATTCCCGAAGCAAAAAAGGGAACATTGCTCGTGATGGTCGGGGGCGAAGAAACATTATTCCAAGCCTGTTTGCCAATTTTTAAAACCCTGGGGCAAGACCCGAAATATATTGGGGCAGTAGGTCAAGCAGCAGCCCTGAAATTGGCTTTAAATCAGTTGATTGCGGGCTTAACGGCTAGTTTTTCCCTGAGTTTAGGATTAATTCAACGGGAAAAAGTCGATCTTGATAAATTTATGGGGATTTTGCGAGATAGTGCCCTCTATGCCCCCACCTTTGATAAAAAACTGCCGCGCATGGGCGATCGCACCTTTGCAAATCCCAACTTCCCCACGAAGCATTTACTCAAAGATACTAGGCTCTTTTTAGCAGCAGCAAAAACCGTCGGCCTTGAGACCACGGGGCTAGAAGGCATTCGAGAAATTATCGAGCAGGCGATCGCCTTGAATCTCGCCGAGGCAGACTACTCTGCTATTTATCAAGTGATTAATCCTGGCCCCACACCTTAG
- a CDS encoding iron uptake porin: MKTSLSLWKSLSIASAAVGVSVATAGTAQAQANNSELLNQINTYSQGDIAQVNSVFQLSDVSPSDWAFDALRNLVENYNCIVGYPDGTFRGNRPLSRYEFAAGLNACLQQIERMIQSGGSEVTPEDLAALRRLINEFEAELATLGARVDDLEGRVEFLEDNQFSTTTKLKGEVVFAIGDSFGDVNALDFRIAEDTTIDDVVFTPDFLRDGVASGFGGATIVANDDDDTQTTFTDRVRLTLETSFTGKDTLITRLTAGNSSSFSPTAGAVVDDGPDLGSGVGFQTFNLDTGNDVVIDWLAYYFPLRRANVYLAAFGGLHSDYTSTTFGATGLEDFTGGSGSLTQLAASSPIYTIGGGSGLGFNMPLGPVDISLGYLADEAADSTESNGLFNGEYGALAQIAFNLGDRAELGVTYVNSYHDSGAIYDFGGGSAVNGTAWANALGLFGTEANSYGVQGKFDITDRISLAAYGMYTDAKVSGSSDEFDIWSYGLGVAFNDLGKEGNVLGLFAGAPPYLAEGDLKTPLQVEGFYKYQLTDGISITPGVIWLKDAAQGVLGEEDAIIGTLRTTFTF; this comes from the coding sequence ATGAAAACATCTTTATCTCTCTGGAAGTCTCTATCCATTGCTTCTGCTGCTGTCGGCGTTTCCGTTGCCACTGCTGGCACCGCCCAAGCCCAAGCAAATAACAGCGAACTCCTTAACCAAATCAACACCTACAGCCAAGGTGACATTGCTCAGGTAAACAGCGTTTTCCAACTCAGCGATGTTTCTCCCTCTGACTGGGCTTTTGATGCGCTTCGTAACCTAGTCGAAAACTACAACTGTATTGTTGGGTATCCCGATGGCACCTTCCGTGGTAACCGTCCCCTCAGCCGTTATGAATTTGCGGCTGGTCTGAACGCTTGTTTACAACAAATCGAGCGGATGATTCAAAGTGGTGGTTCTGAAGTAACCCCCGAAGATCTCGCTGCCCTCCGTCGCTTGATCAACGAATTTGAAGCAGAACTCGCTACCCTCGGTGCTCGCGTTGATGACCTTGAAGGTCGCGTTGAATTCCTCGAAGATAATCAATTCTCTACTACCACCAAGCTCAAGGGTGAAGTTGTCTTCGCCATTGGCGACAGTTTTGGTGACGTCAATGCCCTAGACTTTCGTATTGCAGAAGATACTACAATTGACGATGTCGTATTCACCCCTGATTTCTTGAGAGACGGTGTAGCTAGCGGGTTTGGCGGTGCCACCATCGTTGCTAATGACGATGATGATACTCAAACAACCTTCACCGACCGTGTTCGTCTCACCCTTGAAACTAGCTTCACCGGTAAAGATACTTTAATCACTCGCTTGACTGCTGGGAACTCTTCATCTTTCTCCCCCACTGCAGGTGCAGTTGTTGATGATGGTCCTGATCTCGGCTCTGGTGTAGGCTTCCAAACCTTTAACCTCGACACTGGCAACGACGTTGTCATCGACTGGTTGGCCTATTACTTCCCTCTCCGCAGAGCAAATGTTTACCTCGCAGCTTTTGGTGGTCTCCACAGTGACTACACCAGCACAACCTTCGGCGCAACTGGTCTTGAAGACTTCACCGGTGGTAGCGGTTCTCTAACTCAACTCGCTGCATCTAGCCCCATCTACACCATCGGTGGTGGCTCCGGTCTTGGTTTCAACATGCCTCTCGGCCCCGTTGATATCTCCTTGGGCTACCTCGCTGATGAAGCAGCCGATTCCACTGAAAGCAATGGTCTGTTCAACGGTGAATACGGTGCACTAGCACAGATTGCTTTCAACCTCGGCGATCGGGCTGAGTTGGGTGTAACCTACGTCAACAGCTACCACGACAGCGGTGCTATCTATGACTTCGGTGGTGGTTCTGCAGTAAATGGTACAGCTTGGGCGAACGCTCTTGGCTTGTTCGGCACTGAAGCCAATAGCTACGGTGTTCAAGGTAAGTTTGACATTACTGACCGTATTTCCTTAGCCGCTTACGGGATGTACACTGATGCCAAAGTTTCTGGTTCTAGCGACGAGTTCGACATCTGGAGTTATGGTCTTGGTGTAGCCTTCAACGACCTTGGTAAAGAAGGTAACGTTCTTGGTCTCTTTGCTGGTGCTCCTCCTTACCTCGCAGAAGGTGATCTCAAGACTCCTCTGCAAGTTGAAGGTTTCTATAAGTACCAACTCACCGACGGAATCTCCATCACTCCTGGCGTAATCTGGTTGAAGGATGCTGCTCAGGGTGTGCTGGGTGAAGAAGATGCCATCATCGGTACTCTCCGCACTACCTTCACTTTCTAA
- a CDS encoding RelA/SpoT family protein, whose amino-acid sequence MTASPVQLTAASETEKFDVPLPAWLKNYLYQPEQLVGVSEGDRQLIGEAFRFAHALHEGQTRKSGEPYIAHPIAVAGLLLDLGGNGAMIAAGFLHDVVEDTEVSPEEIEERFGAETRKLVEGVTKLTKFTFSSKTERQAENFRRMFLSMAEDIRVIVVKLADRLHNMRTLEHLRPDKQERIALETREIFAPLANRLGIWRFKWELEDLCFKYLEREAYRSMQKHISEKRTEREAKLEEAIEIIRDRLRHLGLHVWEIKGRPKHLYSIYHKMQRQHKEFDEIFDIAGIRIIVETNDECYRALAVIHDAFKPIPGRFKDYIGLPKPNRYQSLHTTVVGLNGRPLEVQIRTMEMHHIAEYGIAAHWKYKEAGHSAASFTSEDEKFTWLRQLIEWQSDLKDAEEYIDNLKDNLFEDDVYVFTPNGDVVALAKGATSIDFAYRIHTEVGNHMKGARINGRWSVLEKKLRNGDIVEIITQKNAHPSLDWLNYVVTPSAKNRIRQWFKRSRRDENLARGRSLLEKELGKTGLDSILKSEAMQTVAHKCNYQNTEDLLAALGYGEVTLNQVVNRWRDQVRDQEEEHLPQLELEASLNTATKPAKPLQDSHKYPIAGIEGLVYTIASCCAPLPGEPIIGIVTRSHKGISIHHRSCANVQNFDGDRLIPVSWNPSIDQKHAPVYPVDLRIEVIDRVGVLRDILSRLSDQHINVRSTNVKTSHSQPAIISLRIEIRNAQQLAHSINQIKNMSDTLNVRRVTQIEQE is encoded by the coding sequence ATGACTGCTTCTCCCGTTCAATTAACTGCCGCATCCGAAACAGAAAAATTTGATGTGCCGCTACCTGCTTGGTTGAAAAATTATCTCTATCAGCCAGAGCAATTGGTCGGGGTCTCCGAAGGCGATCGCCAACTCATCGGTGAAGCCTTTCGCTTTGCCCATGCCCTCCACGAAGGTCAAACCCGTAAATCTGGCGAGCCTTATATTGCCCATCCCATTGCCGTAGCAGGATTGTTGCTCGATCTAGGCGGAAATGGGGCGATGATTGCGGCGGGATTTCTCCATGATGTGGTCGAAGACACAGAAGTCAGTCCCGAAGAAATTGAAGAACGCTTTGGCGCTGAAACCCGCAAGCTTGTCGAAGGGGTAACCAAGCTCACCAAATTTACTTTTTCTAGCAAAACAGAACGCCAAGCAGAAAATTTCCGGCGGATGTTCCTTTCCATGGCCGAGGATATCCGCGTGATCGTCGTGAAACTCGCCGATCGCCTCCACAATATGCGCACCCTCGAACATCTGCGCCCCGACAAACAAGAACGCATTGCCCTGGAAACCCGCGAAATCTTTGCGCCCCTGGCCAATCGCTTAGGGATTTGGCGTTTTAAGTGGGAACTAGAAGATCTCTGTTTTAAGTATCTCGAGCGGGAAGCCTACCGTTCGATGCAAAAACACATTTCCGAAAAACGCACCGAGCGGGAAGCCAAACTCGAAGAGGCCATTGAAATTATCCGCGATCGCCTGCGTCACCTGGGCCTCCACGTCTGGGAAATTAAAGGTCGCCCGAAGCACCTCTACAGCATCTATCACAAGATGCAACGACAACACAAAGAATTTGATGAAATCTTTGACATCGCTGGGATTCGGATTATTGTCGAAACCAATGACGAATGTTACCGCGCCCTGGCGGTGATTCACGATGCCTTTAAACCGATTCCTGGACGCTTTAAAGACTACATTGGCCTGCCGAAGCCCAACCGCTACCAATCCCTCCACACCACCGTTGTCGGCTTAAATGGTCGCCCCCTCGAAGTGCAAATTCGCACCATGGAAATGCACCACATCGCCGAATACGGGATTGCCGCCCACTGGAAATATAAAGAAGCCGGTCATTCCGCTGCTAGTTTCACCTCCGAAGACGAAAAATTCACTTGGTTGCGGCAACTGATCGAATGGCAAAGCGACCTCAAGGATGCTGAAGAATACATTGACAACCTCAAGGACAATCTCTTTGAAGATGATGTGTATGTCTTTACCCCCAATGGGGATGTGGTGGCCCTGGCCAAAGGTGCTACTTCCATCGACTTCGCCTATCGCATTCACACCGAGGTGGGGAACCACATGAAAGGGGCGCGGATCAATGGTCGTTGGTCGGTGTTAGAAAAAAAACTCCGCAATGGCGATATTGTCGAAATTATCACCCAAAAAAATGCCCACCCCAGCCTCGATTGGCTCAATTATGTAGTTACTCCCAGTGCCAAAAATAGGATTCGCCAATGGTTTAAGCGATCGCGGCGGGATGAAAACTTAGCACGGGGTCGCAGCTTACTCGAAAAAGAACTGGGAAAAACGGGCCTCGATTCGATCCTCAAATCCGAGGCGATGCAAACCGTTGCTCACAAGTGCAATTACCAAAATACCGAGGATCTGTTGGCGGCTTTGGGTTACGGCGAAGTCACCCTCAACCAAGTGGTGAACCGCTGGCGGGATCAAGTGCGCGACCAGGAAGAAGAACATCTCCCCCAACTGGAACTAGAAGCTTCTTTAAACACAGCGACGAAACCGGCCAAGCCCCTCCAAGATAGCCATAAATACCCCATTGCTGGCATTGAAGGGTTGGTTTATACCATCGCCAGTTGTTGTGCCCCCTTGCCCGGCGAACCGATTATCGGCATTGTCACCCGCAGCCATAAGGGGATTTCCATTCACCACCGCAGCTGCGCCAATGTGCAAAACTTCGATGGCGATCGCCTAATTCCTGTGAGTTGGAATCCCAGCATCGACCAAAAGCATGCTCCGGTCTACCCTGTGGATCTCCGCATTGAAGTCATTGACCGGGTGGGAGTCCTACGAGATATCCTGTCACGCCTGAGCGATCAGCACATCAACGTGCGGAGTACCAACGTCAAAACGAGCCACAGCCAACCAGCGATTATTTCTTTGCGGATTGAAATTCGTAATGCCCAACAACTGGCCCACAGCATTAATCAAATTAAAAACATGAGCGATACTTTGAACGTGCGCCGCGTCACCCAAATCGAGCAGGAATAG